TGGTGGTCGACGGCTTCAACGCGGGGAGCCGGACGCGCTGGGCTTGCGACCAGTCGAGGTAGTCGACGGAATCGGCAGCGTCCCAGAAGGCCCGTTCGGCCGCCTCGGACTTATGTAAGTCGGCACTGGCTTGATCGTCTTCTTGGCCTTCGTCGGCTTCGGCATGGCGATACACCTCCCGTTCGCGCCGGCTCATCGGCCGGGCAGAGATTACACGGATGAGCGTTTCACGGAGCGTAAACACCAGGAAGAGACGGCGGCCGGCCGCCGTCTGCCCAGGGCGGCAGCGCGCTTCCCGTCCTGGTGTGCGCGGTCCACTTGCACGACGAGGGGTTGGTGGAAGAACAGCTCCTCACACCCCCGGCAGATGTGACCGAGTGCTTCGTCCACTTCTTGGTGTCGTTGCCGGCGTCCGATTGGAATCCGGTCGCGAGCGCGAGGACGGCAAGCGGATCACGCATGCTGAAACGTATATGGCAGCCATACAACCCGCAAGACATGCGCCCTCAGGTCGGGCGGAGGGTTAACGAAGATTCAACCGCCCCCATAAGCCAATCTGCCCGGTCAACCTCCCGGTCCGTTCGACCACGCAGAATCACTTCCCACGGTCAGCCCAAGTCCTTCGGTACTGCCCAGCCGAACGGACCGCTCTCGCACACTACCACCACTTCCCCGCACTCGCCAGCCTCTGCACCACGTCCCGCCGTACTTCTCCCACGCGCGCGGGTTCTGGCACGGCACCGACCACCTGCTCCTCGTCGTCATTAGACCGCAGTTCCAACTCACGGCTCCCGTCCCATCCACCACCCCACCCCCCGCCCCACCAACCCCAGCACCGCAACCCACACCCCCACCACAAACGCATACCCTACCGACCAGTAGCCCACCACCAGCACCACCGCGCCCTCCTCCGCTCCGACCGCCCCCGCCTCGAGCACCACCCACACCGCGACGACCGCCGCGCTCGCGATCCCCGCCGTCAGCACCACGTGCCACCGGGCCGCCCCCGGCCGTCGCATCCCCCAGTGGAACCCACACATGGCCGCTGCCACGCTCAACGCCCACGCAATCATCGGCCGCCCCCACACCCATACAACACCCGCGCCATCCCATCCCGCTCCTTCGCACACTGCCCCGCCAGCAGCTGCCCTAACTGCCGCCTGATCGTATCCAGCGCCACCCGCTGCTGCACCACCTCGTGCGCGAAGGCCGAGTCCTGCCGCACATTGACCGCCTCGATCGCCGCCAGCCGTCGCGACGGCGGAAAGGTCTGGAAGCCGAGCGTCGCCACCAGCCCCCCGGCGACCCCCACCACCCACCACGCGCGCTGCAACTCCAACCACGCTGACCATCTGGGGGGAGCGGCGAGCGTCTCGAGCGTTTCGCGCGCACGCGACGGAGCACGCGTCGGCGCCGGTCGGCGCGATCGACGGGTCATGGCGACACCTTCACGACCAAGGAGGTGCTCACCCCTCCCTGACGGGCGCTGTACGGGCCACCGGAGAACGGGCGCACCAGGACGCGCGTCGTACCAGCCTCCAACCCCTTCAACCCATTCGTCCCCAGACGCGCGATGCGCAGGTCCTCGACGACGAACAATGGCGCAAAGTCGAGCACGACCGAGCCATCGCCACGCAGCGCCGTGATCCGGAGCGCCTGCTCGGGCATGACTTCCTCACCGACCGAGAGTCGCACCGTGTCGGGACTGACGCGAAGCTGGGTTATCTCGTTGGCGGCCTGCCAGGCGCGCGCAATCGCGGCCTGCATGAGGCTGTCCCGTCGAAGCGCGCCCGCATCCACCGGTGAAGGGACCGCCGTCCGAACGGTGTCGCCCGAGGATCGCGCAGACCCATCGGTGGAGTGCTTCGCCAGCTGACGCGGCGACGACGCCGCCACGGGCGCCGTGACGGCTAGACTCGACGAGTTAGGGGTGACCAGCGGGTCCACCAGCGCTACACCGCCGTCTTGGCGCCTGACGTACCGCGGCCGATGCTCAGGACACCGCGCCTCGGCCGCTCCCTGCAGGTCTCGCTCGACCGCCTCCTCGAAGTCACGTCCCCGAGTGTACAGGCTGCGGCTGGAGCTCACGCGGTGCATGACCGTTTTGAACGACGCGTCGCCTTCGGGCAATCCGATGCAGCTGAGGATGAGGTCCCCGCGCACGCCGCCGCCGCGCCAGAAATCGTAGGCGATCGTCACTCCGGGCGTCGGACCGGCAAGCGCGCTGTTGCCGGGCCGCACCTCGTACGCCGCATCGCGCCGCGCGCCAATCGCTGCAACGAGCGCCGCGCGGATCTCCCCCACCGACATCGGCACGCCGCTCCCGGCGTAGTAGCCGACAACTCGAATCGGATAGCGCACCCCCTCGTGCGCCCCGAGCGTGACCATGACGACGCTGTCCTGTAAGAAGCGGGACGTGTCGTACGCGGACACCAGGACCACGCCGTTCGACACTATCGCCCAACGCCGGTCGTTCCCGGCCAGCTGCCTCATCCCCACGGCGATCGTCACGACAATCACTCCAATCGTCAGCAGCGGAGTGCGCACCACCTGCCAGATATCCCGCATCTCGGATGTCCTCCGGGTTGTGTACGAATCGTTGCGCCTGGCCAGCCATCCCCTCGTCAGGCAGCGCGCTCCAGATCATCAGGAGTCGCGTACCACCGGATCGCCAGGTCGCGGTGGCGCGCGTCGCAGTGATAAAGCACCTCCTCCAATCGCATCCCCCCGGCGTGATCGTCGCTCGCCGTGGCGAGGAGGCAGCGGCAGGCAGGGCCGAAGCACCCGTCGAATCGCTCGAACACCTCCAGCACGATCCCGGCGTCGTACGGCGCACGCGGCGGCGTCGACTCGCACCCTGCGCCCTGTGTGCGAGCCCAGGGAAGGAGCACGTCGCCGGGTTCCACTCGTTCGCGGATCCACCGCTCCTGCACCGCCGTCCGGCGCAGCGACTCCATCGAGTCCACCTTGGCTAGCGGCCAACTGGAGAGGCCGACGCGCAGGTCCACATGCGCCGTCGCCCCGACGGCGAGGACAAACTCGAGGGCGCAGGGGAGCGACGGCTGCTCGCGAATCATCCGGGTGGCGTGGCGCGCCAGGGTGTGGGCGGTGGCCACCAGCAGCAAGGGCGTGTGCGGGATCATCGCGCCCTCCTCGGCGGCTCCCCCCAAAACGCCTCCCCGCTCTCCCCCACGGTCAGCTCGATCCCGATCCCCGTGCGCGCCCCGCGGCTCTCCAGGCGCACGCGGCCATGCGTCACATGCACGCGCGTCGTCGATGGATCGCGGACCTCGACCTCGAACTCCGTCCCGGTCACCGTGATGCGGGCCGACGGCGTCACGACGACGTATTGACCGGTGGGGAGCGGCTGCAGCCTGAATCGCGCCGATCCATCGAGGATCAGCTCGCGGATTCCGTAGCCATCCGCCTCGTCCTTCCACTCCAGGCGCGAGCCAGGTGGGAGGCTGACCCAGGAGTCGGATCCCAGTCGAATCGACTCCCATTCGCGCCCGCTCGCCTCGGCCACCCGCACGCGTGGCCCCTCCAGGCGATCGGCGATACGTACGCCCATCCACCCCGACAGCGGGAATCCAACGATCACCAGCAGCGCCGCCGCCAGCTGCCAGCGGCGCACGCGGTATGGCGCGCGCGCATCGCGGGGAGAATCGACCGGTCGCTGGACGCCCGTCGCCTCGGCTCCCTCCCGCTTCCACGCCGCCTTCGCCAGAAAGCGTTGCCAGCTCGCCGCCATTTCGTGCTCCGGCACCGCGACGTCGCGCGAGGAGGGCCAGGCCTTCCACGCCTCGATCACCGGCGTCACGTGGCGACGGAACGCCTCGTCGTCGCGCAGCCGCGCCTCGACCGCCAGCGCCTCGTCAGGCGAGAGTTCTCCCGCCAGAAAGTCGGAGATGAGCGTCACCTCGGGATCGGCCGACAGCGCCTCCCGCATCTCGTCGCGCGTCAGGTTGCGCCCTTCCCCCGCCGGGACCAGCCATTCGTCCGCTCTCATTCCACCTCCCTCCCCCGTAACGCGTCGGGCGTGAGTCCATCCGCCGTCAGCTGCTCGCGCAGTCGCGCATTGGCGCGAGACACGCAGGCCCGGCAGGTACCGGTGTCGATGTTCAGGTGCGCCGCCGCCTCCTTGTAGCTGTACCCGAACTCCACCACCAGCAGCCACGGCTCGCGGATGTACTCGGGGAGCCCACGGAGCGCCTCCTGGATCGTGAAGCGGATGTCGTTGTCGTCCGCCGAGCGTCGCGTGTTCATCCACCGACGGATCGTGGCCGACGGCCCGGTGATGAGTCGCATGAGGCGCGACTGGGCCTGGGCGTTACGATGCCGGTCGATGGCTACGTCACGCACCATGACCATCAGGCGGATGCGTGCATCGTCCCCCGCCAGCCCCAACGCCTCCCGTCCCCCGTCGCGCGCGCGCTCGCGCTCCCGTTCGCGCTGGGCGAGGAACTTGAGGATCGCGTCGTGCACCACGTCCTCCACCTCCTCCGGGTCAACGAGTCGCGCGGCATAGCGCGTGAGGTCTCCCTGCATCTGACGGTACAGGAGGGCGATGTCGGCTTCGCCCTCCAGTCGTGTGGCCGGCCGCACGAGCGGCAGCACCTGACGCTCCTTGTCCACGCTGGTTGCTCCTTCCCGAAGGTGGCACGGCCCAATTCCATGGACGCCGTCCAGCCCTCCGGGCAATGAAGGGAGATTGACCTTCCAGACCGGGGCGACAGGAACTGCTTCTTTCGGGCCCCCTACAATCACCGGACGAGGGGGCGAAAACGCAGCGTCGAATTTGAACATTTCTTCGCGGATGCATCCAGAGGGTTGTCCGCGAGGCGGTTTTCCACATAGCACCCCCACTTCCCCTTGACAAGAAGGGCAGTCGGGGGGTTTAGTAGAGAGGTGTGTCAGCGAAGGAGCCGTCGCGGCCCCTGCCGACCGCCTCGCGGCCCTCGACCGCCTCGCGGGGTCTCGACCGCCTCGCGACCACTCTCGAGCGGCTCGCGGCCTCTCTCGAATGCCTCCCGACCCCCTCGGACGCCTCCACCGGTCGAAAAATCGACCGCGCGCCCTGCACAGGCCACATCGCGGCCGGACGAGGCGACCACGCGCCGCGCACAGGCGACCTCGCGGGGCGGCCATGCCACCGCGCGGCGTACACAGGTGACGCCGCGCACTGCCGAGATCACCGCGCGACGCGACTAGATCACCGCGCGGCGCGACGACATCACCTCGCGGCGCTGACGGGCGACCGCCGGGAGCGCACAGGCGACCTCGCGGCCAGGCAAGGTCACCTCTCGCCGCGGCAAGACGACGTCGCGACGGGCTCAGGCGATCAAGCGGCATGCACAGGTGACGCGACGGGGTGAACAGGCCACCGCACGGCGCGCCTGGACCACGTCGCGGTGCAACCAGGTGACCGCGCGCTCCGGAAAGGCGACCGCGCGGCGCGCACAGGCGACGAAGTGGCGCTGCCAGCCCGCGTCACGCATCGCACAGGCGACGTCGCGACAGCTCCAAACGACGACGCGGCGCGACGCAACGACCGCGCGACACGACCAGGTGGCGCGTCGCCTCGCACAGGCCACCACTCGGCGCGGCCAGGTGAGCGCACGGGGCGCACAAGCGGCAATGCGGCGCGCACCAGCGATGCGTCGGAAGGAGCAGGCGGCGTGGCGCAGCTGCAAGGTCACGTCGCGACGCGCGCAAGCGACCGCGCGGCATGCACAGGCGACCGCGCGATGCGTCCAGGAGACCACGCGCATCGTCCAGGCAAGCGCGCGACCGTGCGAGACGGCGTCGCGCGCTGACCAGGTCGCGTTGCCGCGTTGTCAGTGGACGATGCGCGGTTGTCAGGCAAAGGCGCGGCGTTGTCAGGGACCGTTGCAGCGTTGTCGGGCAACGATGCGGCGTTGCAAGGCGGCCGTACGGCGTTGCACGGCGAACGCGCTAGTGGCTTGCACGACAGGGAAGCACGTGAAGGACGCGCGCGTGCTTCGTCAGGGGTTCCGCGTCCACCACCATATAGGAAGGAGACGGCACCATGCAGCTCCGCACCAAGCAGGGATTGCAGACGCTCCGTCGCGCGCACGTGTTCCTTGTGGGCCGAGAGATGTCGCTCGCCTTCGGCCCGCTCAAGCCGCACGCCGAGGCGCTCGACGCGCTGGTGCAGCGACTCGAGCAGCACGCCATGGAGCAGGACAACCGCGAGCGAGGGGCGCGCGCCGCGACCGAGGCCAAGAAGTCGCTCGGCCGGGCGCTGCGCCAGGAGTACCTGCGCCCCATCTCGCGCATCGCGCGGGCAGCCTTCGCCGACAACCTTCAGGTCCGCGCGGCGTTCACCCTTCCCGAGCAGCGCGACGATGAGCGGCTGCTGCAGGCGGCCAACGGCTTCGC
Above is a window of Gemmatimonadota bacterium DNA encoding:
- a CDS encoding BrnA antitoxin family protein; its protein translation is MSRREREVYRHAEADEGQEDDQASADLHKSEAAERAFWDAADSVDYLDWSQAQRVRLPALKPSTTTISLRLPDGMLDALKVLANERDVPYQSLLKVFLAERLAAERGRKRRAS
- a CDS encoding sigma-70 family RNA polymerase sigma factor, translated to MDKERQVLPLVRPATRLEGEADIALLYRQMQGDLTRYAARLVDPEEVEDVVHDAILKFLAQRERERERARDGGREALGLAGDDARIRLMVMVRDVAIDRHRNAQAQSRLMRLITGPSATIRRWMNTRRSADDNDIRFTIQEALRGLPEYIREPWLLVVEFGYSYKEAAAHLNIDTGTCRACVSRANARLREQLTADGLTPDALRGREVE
- a CDS encoding FecR domain-containing protein, with the translated sequence MRADEWLVPAGEGRNLTRDEMREALSADPEVTLISDFLAGELSPDEALAVEARLRDDEAFRRHVTPVIEAWKAWPSSRDVAVPEHEMAASWQRFLAKAAWKREGAEATGVQRPVDSPRDARAPYRVRRWQLAAALLVIVGFPLSGWMGVRIADRLEGPRVRVAEASGREWESIRLGSDSWVSLPPGSRLEWKDEADGYGIRELILDGSARFRLQPLPTGQYVVVTPSARITVTGTEFEVEVRDPSTTRVHVTHGRVRLESRGARTGIGIELTVGESGEAFWGEPPRRAR